One stretch of Roseimicrobium sp. ORNL1 DNA includes these proteins:
- a CDS encoding L-dopachrome tautomerase-related protein, producing the protein MRLPAAEPKLEMVYQLPLAPAGLTITPDNHFLMSVSREERPQNRIIDVGKGGTSRPFPTTDVSQATAGQPLLLDAVEGMQIDKAGVVWMLDNGRRSEYPPKVVGWDTAKYKLHRIYNLAFPAVLPGSLLDDLAVDPEAPFIYISDPAAGADAALVVLDLTTGLAHRVLQGHPSVVPVAGLELTIDGHKVETRRLDGTVADPQGGVSALALDKKGEWLYFGPVRSQKLYRVRTEHLRDVNMLPEKLAGLVEEYSTKPVSDGMSMDNKGNIYVSDLAAKGIGMISAGKKEYRILAAEPRLLWPAGLCFGADGWLYFFTNTSRTRPPLQRPMLGAGTPLDSTTGANMNYLFRLETPGSGRVGD; encoded by the coding sequence ATGCGGCTCCCGGCTGCTGAGCCGAAGCTGGAGATGGTGTATCAGCTTCCATTGGCCCCTGCCGGACTCACCATCACTCCGGACAACCATTTCCTCATGAGCGTGAGTCGTGAGGAGCGGCCACAGAATCGCATCATTGATGTGGGTAAGGGCGGCACCTCGCGCCCATTCCCCACCACGGACGTCAGCCAGGCCACCGCAGGCCAGCCGCTCCTGCTGGACGCGGTAGAGGGCATGCAGATCGACAAGGCGGGCGTGGTCTGGATGCTGGACAATGGCCGGCGTAGCGAGTACCCGCCCAAGGTCGTCGGCTGGGACACCGCCAAGTACAAGCTGCACCGCATCTACAATCTCGCCTTTCCGGCGGTGCTGCCCGGCTCCCTTCTGGATGACCTCGCCGTCGATCCGGAGGCTCCGTTCATCTACATCAGCGATCCAGCTGCCGGAGCGGATGCCGCCCTGGTGGTGCTGGATCTCACCACCGGCCTGGCCCATCGAGTCCTTCAGGGACATCCCTCCGTGGTACCCGTGGCCGGTCTGGAATTGACCATCGACGGGCACAAGGTGGAGACCCGCCGCCTGGATGGCACGGTGGCGGACCCACAGGGAGGCGTGAGCGCGCTCGCACTCGACAAGAAGGGCGAGTGGCTCTACTTCGGCCCCGTGCGCTCCCAGAAGCTCTACCGTGTGCGCACGGAGCACCTGCGGGATGTGAACATGCTTCCTGAAAAGCTGGCCGGGCTCGTGGAAGAGTACTCCACGAAACCCGTGAGCGACGGCATGTCCATGGACAACAAGGGGAACATCTACGTCTCCGATCTGGCAGCCAAGGGCATTGGAATGATCTCGGCAGGGAAGAAGGAGTACCGCATCCTCGCCGCCGAGCCGCGACTGCTGTGGCCTGCGGGACTCTGCTTTGGTGCAGACGGCTGGCTGTATTTCTTCACCAACACCTCCCGGACCCGACCACCCCTGCAACGCCCCATGCTGGGTGCCGGCACACCTTTGGATTCCACCACCGGGGCGAACATGAATTACCTCTTCCGCCTGGAGACTCCCGGATCCGGCCGGGTGGGGGATTAA
- a CDS encoding ubiquinone/menaquinone biosynthesis methyltransferase: protein MEQQAAKESAAAGPMGQDATFVRRAFAAIAGRYVLTNHVLSLGIDVLWRKSTARAVEALQPKVVLDVATGSGDLAEAIQRACPQATVVGLDFSAPMLQEARKRGLQHLMVADAMNMPIVDGAADVLTVAFGLRNMASWPDALREMSRVLRPGGSLFVLDFSLPTQPLMRKAHLFYLRKVMPKVAGVITGERGAFEYLCNTIEQFPSGENMCRMIRENGFREAKARPLSFGIASLYHAVK from the coding sequence ATGGAGCAGCAAGCAGCGAAGGAATCGGCAGCAGCAGGCCCCATGGGACAGGATGCCACCTTTGTGCGCCGTGCCTTTGCCGCCATCGCAGGTCGCTATGTGCTGACGAATCACGTGCTCAGCCTGGGCATCGATGTGCTGTGGCGGAAATCCACGGCGCGAGCCGTGGAGGCGCTGCAACCGAAGGTGGTGCTGGATGTGGCCACTGGCAGTGGTGACCTCGCGGAAGCCATCCAGAGGGCCTGCCCGCAAGCTACCGTGGTGGGGCTGGATTTCTCCGCACCCATGCTCCAGGAAGCGCGCAAGCGTGGCCTGCAGCACCTGATGGTCGCGGATGCCATGAACATGCCCATCGTGGATGGCGCGGCCGATGTGCTCACCGTGGCCTTTGGCCTGCGGAACATGGCCTCCTGGCCGGATGCCCTGCGCGAAATGTCCCGCGTGCTGCGTCCCGGTGGCAGTCTCTTCGTACTGGATTTCTCCCTGCCCACCCAGCCGCTCATGCGGAAGGCACACCTCTTTTACCTGAGGAAAGTGATGCCCAAGGTGGCGGGTGTCATCACCGGTGAGCGCGGAGCCTTCGAGTATCTTTGCAATACCATTGAGCAATTTCCCAGTGGGGAAAACATGTGCCGCATGATTCGCGAGAATGGCTTCCGTGAAGCGAAGGCGCGGCCACTATCCTTTGGCATCGCGAGTTTGTATCACGCGGTGAAGTAG
- a CDS encoding GNAT family N-acetyltransferase, translated as MDGLTPNEHDTRQRIASYLDHNKGLSFVATCGNELVGTLLSGTDGRRGFLQLLAVKPAFRGLSIATTLVENSVKAFAELGISEIRIFVMKDNGPAHNFWKKLGWMVKTDVEVMSFHPKRPE; from the coding sequence ATGGATGGACTCACCCCCAACGAGCATGATACACGCCAAAGAATTGCCTCCTACCTTGACCACAACAAGGGCCTGAGTTTCGTTGCCACGTGCGGAAATGAGCTGGTTGGCACACTACTTTCCGGCACCGATGGACGTAGAGGCTTTCTTCAACTTCTGGCTGTAAAGCCCGCCTTCAGGGGCCTTTCCATTGCCACCACACTCGTGGAAAACTCGGTGAAGGCATTTGCGGAGCTGGGTATCAGTGAGATCCGGATTTTTGTGATGAAGGACAACGGTCCCGCTCACAACTTCTGGAAAAAGTTGGGGTGGATGGTCAAGACTGACGTCGAGGTCATGTCATTTCATCCGAAGCGCCCAGAATGA